In Polyangia bacterium, the following are encoded in one genomic region:
- a CDS encoding methylmalonyl-CoA mutase family protein produces the protein MKRRDGRDADDYQTAAGIPLQPFYRPESLAQQLPPFDEARDLAEPGQFPFTRGLHPTMYRGRLWTMRQYAGFGTAEESNRRYKFLLDAGQTGLSVAFDLPTQMGRDADHALSRGEVGRTGVSIGTVDDMRTLLDGLPLDRVSTSMTINATAATLLCLYVAVADERGVARSALQGTIQNDILKEYIARGTYIYPPGPSMRLVADTFAFCRDELPRWNTISISGYHIREAGSDAVQEVAFTLADGIAYVQAAVDRGLPVDEFAPRLSFFFNAHANLLEEVAKFRAARRLWARTMQQRFGAKDPRSLMLRFHAQTAGSTLTAQQPRNNIARTTIEALAAVLGGAQSVHTNGFDEALSLPTEAAAALALRTQQIIAHESGVPGVVDPLGGAYAVEALTTEIETRAAVLIAEIDRRGGMVAAIEQGFPQQEIERRAFEHQRAVEQEARIIVGQNAYTDESDAADATPLHHLDPALEKAQAARVERFRGTRDNSATTGALGALREAARGRENLLPRILAAVKARATLGEIADAFRDVFGEYRPVL, from the coding sequence ATGAAACGTCGAGACGGTCGGGACGCGGACGACTATCAGACGGCGGCGGGCATTCCGCTGCAGCCGTTCTATCGCCCCGAATCACTGGCGCAGCAATTGCCGCCGTTCGATGAAGCCCGCGATCTGGCCGAGCCCGGACAGTTTCCTTTCACGCGCGGCCTTCACCCCACCATGTACCGTGGGCGCCTGTGGACCATGCGCCAGTACGCCGGCTTCGGCACGGCGGAGGAATCCAACCGTCGCTACAAATTCCTGCTCGACGCCGGACAGACCGGTCTTTCGGTGGCCTTCGATCTGCCGACCCAGATGGGCCGCGACGCCGACCATGCGCTTTCGCGCGGAGAGGTCGGACGCACCGGCGTTTCCATCGGCACCGTCGACGACATGCGCACGCTGCTGGACGGGCTGCCGCTTGATCGCGTATCGACATCGATGACCATCAACGCCACCGCCGCCACCCTGTTGTGTCTTTACGTCGCCGTGGCCGACGAGCGCGGCGTCGCCCGCTCGGCATTGCAGGGCACGATCCAGAACGACATCTTGAAGGAGTACATCGCCCGCGGCACGTACATCTATCCGCCCGGACCGTCGATGCGTTTGGTGGCCGACACCTTCGCCTTCTGTCGCGACGAGCTTCCGCGCTGGAACACCATCAGCATCAGCGGCTATCACATCCGCGAGGCCGGCAGCGACGCGGTTCAAGAGGTGGCCTTCACGCTGGCCGACGGCATCGCCTATGTGCAGGCGGCCGTCGATCGCGGCTTGCCGGTCGACGAATTCGCCCCGCGCCTGTCCTTCTTTTTCAACGCCCACGCCAACCTGCTGGAAGAGGTGGCCAAGTTCCGGGCGGCGCGCCGGCTGTGGGCGCGCACCATGCAGCAACGTTTCGGGGCCAAGGATCCGCGCTCGCTGATGCTGCGCTTTCACGCCCAGACGGCGGGATCGACGCTGACCGCGCAGCAGCCGCGCAATAACATCGCCCGCACCACCATCGAAGCGCTGGCCGCCGTGCTGGGCGGCGCGCAGTCGGTGCACACCAACGGCTTCGACGAAGCGCTGTCCTTACCGACCGAGGCGGCGGCGGCGCTGGCCCTGCGCACGCAGCAGATCATCGCCCACGAATCGGGCGTGCCCGGTGTCGTCGATCCGCTGGGCGGCGCCTACGCCGTCGAGGCGCTGACCACCGAGATTGAAACCCGGGCGGCCGTTCTGATCGCCGAGATCGATCGCCGCGGCGGCATGGTGGCCGCCATCGAGCAAGGGTTTCCCCAGCAGGAGATCGAACGCCGGGCCTTCGAACATCAACGCGCCGTCGAGCAAGAAGCGCGCATCATCGTGGGGCAGAATGCCTACACCGACGAATCGGACGCGGCGGACGCCACGCCGCTGCACCACCTGGACCCGGCGCTGGAAAAGGCGCAGGCCGCCCGCGTGGAACGGTTTCGCGGCACGCGGGACAACTCCGCCACCACTGGCGCATTGGGCGCCTTGCGCGAAGCCGCTCGAGGGCGCGAGAACCTGTTGCCGCGCATCCTGGCCGCGGTCAAGGCCCGCGCCACCCTGGGCGAGATCGCCGACGCCTTCCGGGACGTCTTTGGCGAATACCGGCCTGTCCTGTAA
- a CDS encoding HU family DNA-binding protein gives MTKSDLIDMLCETEKMPKGRAELLINAIFDCMEAALRNGDRIEIRGFGSFEIRSYRAYEGRNPRTGSAVSVKPKRLPFFKVGKELKERVNVAATKAAVAKAAALMAKTGAAPAAAAAVANPTTPAGTASSTTTTTTTATSSSSGGSSSNGSSGGEQIN, from the coding sequence ATGACGAAATCAGATCTCATCGACATGTTGTGCGAGACCGAGAAGATGCCCAAGGGCCGGGCAGAACTGCTCATCAACGCCATCTTTGATTGCATGGAAGCGGCGCTGCGAAACGGCGACCGCATCGAGATCCGCGGATTCGGCAGCTTCGAGATCCGCAGCTACCGCGCGTACGAAGGCCGCAATCCGCGCACCGGCAGCGCGGTCAGCGTCAAGCCCAAGCGCCTGCCCTTCTTCAAAGTCGGCAAAGAATTGAAAGAGCGGGTGAACGTGGCGGCGACGAAGGCGGCAGTGGCGAAGGCCGCCGCGCTGATGGCCAAGACCGGCGCCGCGCCGGCGGCGGCCGCGGCGGTCGCCAACCCGACAACGCCGGCCGGCACCGCGTCTTCGACGACGACCACGACGACGACAGCAACGTCATCGTCGTCGGGCGGTTCTTCGTCGAACGGTTCGTCGGGCGGCGAGCAGATCAACTGA
- the meaB gene encoding methylmalonyl Co-A mutase-associated GTPase MeaB: MAAATRVERVLGGEPRALAQLLRDLDDGLPAARDDLRALYPRTGQAQIIGITGNPGVGKSTLVDGLITRYRARGLRVGVVAVDPSSPFSGGALLGDRIRMQRHATDGDVFIRSLATRGQMGGLSRSTADVAAALDAARFGVVIIETVGVGQDEIDVITAADTVVVVTAPGLGDDVQALKAGILEIADVLVVNKGDREGADRTLKDLTVMLDLARPVRTPAVALLRAVAATGEGLDALCAALDERRHLPDAARSARRRQQAQAQLTAILAEMTRRLIDGALGTAALPGPLGAVVEQLAARTVDPYTAAQAVLSAGIFR; this comes from the coding sequence GTGGCCGCCGCCACCCGGGTCGAGCGCGTGCTGGGCGGCGAGCCGCGCGCGCTGGCCCAGTTGCTGCGCGACCTTGACGACGGTCTGCCGGCCGCGCGCGACGATCTGCGCGCGCTGTACCCGCGCACCGGACAAGCGCAGATCATCGGCATCACGGGCAACCCCGGCGTCGGCAAATCGACGCTGGTCGACGGCCTCATCACTCGCTATCGGGCGCGCGGCCTGCGCGTCGGCGTGGTGGCGGTCGATCCGTCCAGCCCATTTTCCGGCGGCGCGCTGCTGGGCGATCGCATCCGCATGCAGCGCCACGCCACGGACGGCGACGTGTTCATCCGCTCGCTGGCCACCCGCGGGCAGATGGGCGGGCTGTCGCGTTCCACCGCGGACGTGGCGGCGGCGCTGGATGCCGCTCGGTTCGGCGTGGTGATCATCGAGACCGTCGGTGTAGGCCAGGACGAGATCGACGTCATCACCGCCGCCGACACGGTGGTGGTGGTGACGGCGCCCGGCCTGGGCGACGACGTGCAGGCCTTGAAGGCCGGCATCCTGGAGATCGCCGACGTGCTGGTGGTGAACAAAGGCGATCGTGAGGGCGCCGACCGTACGCTGAAAGATCTCACCGTCATGCTGGATCTGGCGCGCCCGGTGCGCACGCCGGCGGTGGCGTTGCTGCGCGCGGTGGCCGCCACCGGCGAAGGCCTGGACGCGCTCTGCGCCGCGCTCGATGAACGGCGCCACCTTCCCGACGCCGCTCGCAGCGCCCGCCGACGCCAGCAAGCGCAAGCCCAGTTAACAGCGATCCTGGCTGAAATGACCAGGCGTCTGATCGACGGCGCGCTGGGCACCGCGGCATTGCCGGGACCGCTGGGCGCGGTGGTCGAGCAGTTGGCCGCCCGCACCGTCGATCCCTACACCGCAGCGCAGGCGGTCCTGTCAGCGGGCATCTTCCGGTGA
- a CDS encoding NAD(P)/FAD-dependent oxidoreductase, translating into MSADVVIAGAGPAGVATAIALVNRDPRLVGRIVVFDRARFPRAKPCGGGLTGHARSALDALGLQVRVPLVPCDEGRIIFGKLERDVRLQRPVDVVRREEFDADLVAQARERGISVLESEGVAEFTVDERAGLVRVKTTSGRLGSARVLVGADGAGSRVRKALVGEGASIRPLRLFRAELPATRDFGRCMIYDFSPMVEGLRGYVWLFPVAGGLVNVGVMHYPSQRLSGGALEDLLRRSLRRYGIEVGDAARGWPAWAYDPRAKIAAPHILCVGDAAGIDALTGEGIAVGLEQGIVAADAIIKALGTKDFRFAGYRQAVRRAVVGRELALDRRLASLLYGSPRGSRLWLSLVMFDRRMQELYAARVSGSMVLADRSGDLVGALARHALRAPSRLRRLSANLPAWAVSNAW; encoded by the coding sequence ATGTCCGCCGATGTCGTGATCGCCGGCGCCGGGCCGGCTGGCGTGGCCACGGCGATTGCCCTGGTCAATCGCGATCCCCGGCTGGTGGGGCGCATCGTGGTCTTCGACCGCGCGCGCTTCCCGCGCGCAAAACCATGCGGCGGCGGCTTGACCGGACACGCCCGCTCCGCGCTGGATGCGCTGGGCCTGCAGGTGCGCGTACCGCTGGTTCCCTGCGACGAAGGGCGGATCATCTTCGGCAAGCTGGAGCGCGACGTGCGTTTGCAGCGGCCCGTCGACGTGGTCCGCCGTGAAGAGTTCGACGCTGATCTGGTGGCGCAAGCGCGCGAGCGCGGCATCTCGGTCCTGGAAAGCGAAGGCGTGGCCGAGTTCACCGTCGATGAGCGGGCTGGCCTGGTGCGGGTGAAGACCACCTCCGGTCGGCTGGGCAGCGCGCGCGTGCTGGTGGGCGCCGACGGAGCCGGCAGCCGCGTGCGCAAGGCGCTGGTGGGCGAGGGCGCCAGCATTCGCCCGCTGCGTCTGTTTCGCGCCGAGCTGCCGGCGACGCGCGACTTCGGACGCTGCATGATCTACGACTTTTCACCGATGGTCGAAGGACTGCGCGGTTACGTGTGGCTGTTCCCGGTCGCCGGCGGCCTGGTGAACGTGGGCGTCATGCACTATCCGTCGCAGCGACTGTCGGGAGGCGCGCTGGAGGATCTGTTGCGTCGATCGTTGCGTCGCTACGGCATCGAGGTCGGCGACGCCGCCCGCGGTTGGCCAGCCTGGGCCTACGATCCGCGGGCGAAGATCGCGGCGCCGCACATCCTTTGCGTGGGCGACGCCGCCGGCATCGATGCCTTGACCGGCGAAGGGATCGCCGTTGGTCTGGAACAAGGGATCGTCGCCGCCGACGCCATCATCAAGGCGCTCGGCACCAAGGACTTTCGTTTCGCGGGCTACCGGCAGGCCGTGCGTCGCGCGGTGGTCGGGCGCGAGCTGGCCCTTGATCGCCGGCTGGCGTCGCTGCTGTATGGCTCGCCGCGCGGCAGTCGTCTGTGGTTGTCGCTGGTGATGTTCGATCGCCGCATGCAAGAGCTTTATGCCGCGCGCGTGTCCGGTTCGATGGTGCTGGCCGATCGCAGCGGCGATCTGGTGGGCGCGCTGGCCCGCCATGCCCTGCGCGCGCCCAGCCGTTTGCGGCGCCTCAGCGCGAACCTGCCGGCCTGGGCCGTCTCGAACGCCTGGTAA